TGGGAAACAGCCGGATATGAAAGCACCATAAAGGTTCAAGGCCACTATCTTTTACCGGTTGCCTCTCAACACGGGATCCTCACGATACCGGTAAATTATGATTCGGGAGCCTATGGCCCGGATGTGATGGAGACTTCGTCTGCACAAGGTCTTCCCACCATTACTATTGATTTCGGATTCGATGCGGCGAGTATTGACTTGACGAAACTGGGCTTGTCTTCCGGATCGTCATTCACGGTGAATTTTACTGAGGGGGGTAATACTAGCCCCACATGGTCTAAAACCATTACTGGACCTGTGAGCTTCAATAACCAGGTCCTTCAAATTCCCGCGTCACCCGTGGGTGGACAAATAACTTTTCAGTTGCAATCAGGGCCCGTTGTCAATCCTGCCAAGGCAACGGGCGTTGACATCGGCTCGGTGGTGGTAGATGCTGGGCAAAACCCTGGGACCGAAGTCTTACCGGCCTCATTGCCGGTAACCTGGTCTTCTGTGCCCATCACATATGGGCCCTGGCAAAGCCTTTCGTCCCAAGAGGCGGCCTTATATGTTGGAGACAATGCGGTATCTGATTCCTCTAACGTGGTGTACCAGTATAAAGTGCCAGCATTCCCGGAGGTCGGCAATGCTGTGTTGGAAGAACTCGTCAACAACCAACCCCAAGCCTATTATTGGATTCCTACCACCAATAATGGCGCCAACCAAAATGTGTTAATCAACCCGTCGAATCAAGGACCTGTTGCCATACCGATTACGCCCGCATCTTTGACGTCTTTACTGTTTAGCACAGGTAGCCATGAAAATCGTTGGACGCTCTCTTCGCAGCACGCTGGACAAACGGAACTGGTTGCTCAAGTGAGTCCTGGCCATTTTCCCCGTCCCAGCGACACCCTTTATTCCTATATGGGCTGGATAGCTAACACCCCAGCAACCGATTTTGTTTCCCAGTATGCGGTGGCGGGACAACAGGTACAGATCAAAGCCTTGGTCACGGATGAAGCCGGCAACCAGGTACCAGATGCCCCGGTCAATTGGTTGGTGCAAGGTGGTGTCAATGTGATTCAACAAGACGCCATGACCAATAGCCAAGGCATCGCTACGCTCACTCTTAGTGCTGCCAATGCCGCCGCCGCGATGGTGGAAGCCAGCAGTCCCGGGGAGCAGGTCTCTTTGCGCGATGTGGCGGGGCTAGGATCCTTTACAGCGGCAAAAATTCATTTTGTCAGCTGGCATTGGCACGACATGACGATGCCCGCTTTATCTTTTCATGCCGGGAGTACGCACATAATCGGGGTCATGGCCCAAGGACTAACGGCATCCGGCCATGCAGTGCCGTTGACGAATATCGCGCTTACTCTGTCACAAAAAGGCGTGGGAGAGGCTGTCACGGTATCTAATGGCCAGACCCAAGTCGGAGTCATCCGAGTGAACTCGGATCAGGCAGGGAACCAAAACATCTGGGTTTCCCCAAACGCTGACGAACCGAACTTGGAAATCGCGGGTCAACCTGATGCCGGACAAGGTCCCATTTCCGGAATTGCACCGGCCGAAATGTCCATAAATTATTTAGCCAATGGCGGCACCTTAAAACTTTGTGTTCCTTCTTCGCTTGCCGCCATCGGAACTGTCGTGCCCATTGATGTCAAAGTGGCCGATAGTTTTGGCAATCCTGTGGTGGGTCAGTCTGTGAACTTTACTCTATGGCCGTCATCAGGGGGAACGGCAACGTTAAGCAGTTCGCAGAGCGTGACGAATGCGCAAGGCATGGCGCAGGTGTTTTTAAGCGGGGGCAGTGTGGGAGAAGTTGATGAAGTGGCGGCCAGTCTTCCTGGGCACGAGCCTCATACGACCCTGATTCAGTGGCAAAATGCACAAGGCGTACAAATGGCGCTGGTCAATGCCCAGATCGGTGGCAGTACCGTTCCCAACACGGTGATTTTGACCATGAGCCGGCGGGTCAATCCCAAGACTTTGTTGAGCAATGGATCACAATTTCAACTCGAAGATGTGAGTACGAATCAGATGTACCAAATTGCCCATGCTACCGCCTCGGGAAATACCATCACTTTAACCTTGGCATCGTCAAACCCCGTGTTCAATTTCAATAACCAAATCTATCAAGTGAGCATAGAGCCTGTCACGGATGATGGCGTCACATCTGCCGTAATGGATTTTCAGGACCAAGCAGCGAAAAATACGGTCACATTGATGACGCCATCAAGTCCCGCCATTACGGCATCGTTGGCATCAGGGACATTGACGATTGTCTTAGCTAATGGGTCCGAGCCAATTCCCCAAGGATTAAGTGTGAGCGTTGTGCCCAGTAATGTTCAAGCATCCATAAATAACGGGCAACCGGGTGCAATTTATCAAATCAGCACAACGGCGAGCACAAATAACACGGCAACAATTTCTGTGCCAATTTCTGGTCCTGCAGGTACTGTTTATACGATTTATTTCGACGGAATATCTGGTACCTGTTCATAAATCTCTACGACATATAGCGAAGGAAGGGACGAATATTGTCGCCTTCTTTCGCTTTTTTGGGTAATTAACCAATGAAAACGTTGGAATAATGGTTGATACCACTATTGACCCCATCCAGCGTAATGAGTAACATTATGAATGGTTCAGGAATATCATTCCTCCATCGGGATATTTCTCCTTTTTTCGAGAAAAATCTCCCAATGAAAAGAGGATTTTCCAAACTGACCACGAATTGATTGGTAGAAAGGTTGAAACCACCCACAATGGATTGGTGAATGGAATGGTTCGCCTTTCGGGTAGGCAGGAGAAGACGAGCCTCGCGTCTAAAAAAGCAACCAAATTCAGGCAATTCCTGAAAGTTGCAGGAGGTGAGAGGTGGTACGTTGTGGCCAATTTTTATGGACGGTCCCGCGCCTACGTATCATTCCAAGTCCGCCTTACACCTGAGCTTAAAGAACGGCTTTTACGCAGGTCCTATGAGACCGGCCAAAGCCAAGTGGCTATAGTCAACGCGGCTCTGGAGTATTATCTCGATAACGTGGCCGGGATTAAGCCCGGAACGAAGCAAGAACCTCCGGGTAATCCGGAAGGATGACACAGAAATTTAACACCAAACAGTTTCTCATGCAAGTGAATTTCAATGCAGGACTCATTTTGAGGAGGTTTTTCAACCTTGGCTAAAAACATTTCGAAAAAAGCCAGTGGAGTAGCGCTTGGCTCTTCTATGCTTTTGTTGTCCATGCTGCCTGCTGCGAGTGCCTTTGCAGCCAGTGCTCCCGCCGTGGTTAGCGTGAGCTTAAGCTCCGAACAAGGTACTGTGGCGGTAGGCAATACGGTATCATTCACGGCAACCACTCAACAAACCGGTTCTGGCACGCCTTTATTCCAATTCTGGTACGAAGGGCCCCATGGAAACTGGCATGGATCCAGTTGGAGCACCAGCAACACCTTCCAGTTACCTCCTTTGGAGCAAGGAAGCTATGAAGTTGTCGTCTACGCAAAAGACAAGGGGCAAAGCGTTCCGGTCGACTCAGAAGCCACCAACACTAACCAGTTTGTGAACGTGGACTCCAGCGCTACCTTAACCGCTCCGAGTCTTACCAACGTAGCACCTGGAACGACCTTGAACTTCACCGCCAGCTCCAAGAACCTCACTAATCCGGTCTATCAACTCTGGATTCAAAAACCTGACGGCACATGGTTCTCAAGCGGTCCTTACCAGTCCTCACCAGACTTCTCCGTAACCGCAGATGTGGCGGGTGATTATAAAGCCGTCTTGTTTGCTAAAGACCTTAATGCACCTCAAGACGCACAATTCTCGGAATTCTCCAAAGCCACATTTGACGCGTTTGGTCAAGCAGCGGCCGTGAAACTCTCGGCTGCGTCGTCGAGCCTCGTTGCCGACGGTCAAGCGACCGACACCATCACCGCGACGGTTGTCGATGCGAACGGGAACCCGGTGGCCAACTTTAATGGCACGGTCACCATTGCCAGTTCCGGCAGTGGGGTCAAGTTTGCTCCCGCCACGGGTCAAGCCAGCGACTTCACCTTTAGCGGGACTAGCGGCACCCTCACGCTCAGCCAAGGCAAGGGGTCCTTCGTGGTGGACGCGGGGACTGTGGCCGGATTGAGCGACACCTTTACCGCCAGTGACCTAACGCCGACTGCGGGCAGCCCCGTGTCGGGCGTGGCGACGGGTACCGCCACCGTGAAAACCATTCCGCAGGTGGCAACCAAAATCATCGTGACTCCGAGCACCCAACGGGTGGCGGTGAACCAATCCAGTGCCGATCCGGTACAAGCCGAAGTGGTTGACCAATTAGGCAATCCGATGCTCAGCGGCACCTATCCGCTGACCTTTACCGTAGTGGGCCGGGAACGGTTAATGGCGCAACATCGGCGACGACCACGTTTTCGGGCAATGGCACAACCAGTCCCACGGCGGCCAGTGCGACGGTGGATTCGGTCACCGGAGAAAGCGGGACCATCTATGTCGACGTCTCCTCCCCGAACTTGCCGACCACCTACACGGCCATCCAAGCGGTGGTTGCAGGGAACCCGGCAGCCATTCAATTGACCGATAAGACTCCCTCCTTTGCCCAAGGATCTAGTGGCACCGTGGTGACGGCGGTGGTCACGGATGCCAATGGGACGCCCGTGGTGGACAGCAACGGCACCGTGAACGTCACCGTGACGCACAATGGACAGACGGCGACGAACATTTTGGTGAATGGCACGGCCTTGACCAGTGGAGCGCCGAGTGTCTCCGTGCCGTTGACTACCGTGAATAACGCCTCCGAAGCCACGTTGACCCTCAGTAATACTGGAACCAGCGCGGACGCCGGAACCTATGTCGTTACCGTGACGAGCCCCAGCGGTGCCACGTACGCCTTAAGCAGTGCCAGTCTGACCGTGACGGAAACGGCAGCAGCCCCAAGCCAATTGGTGGTGAGCAGCACGGCGCAAGAAGTACCCGAAGCGAACGCGGCGACGGTAGTGAAGGCCCAGTTGGAAGACCAATATGGCAATCCGGTGGCGTTGAGTGGCGTGCCGGTGGTGTTCTATTATTCCGCCACGGGGGGATCGGGAACCGCCACGATTAATGGCACGAGCGGGGCCACCACGGCCACATCCGGTGTGACCGTTGATACCAATAGCCAGGGCACCGCCTCAGCAACGGTAAGCATGCAGCCCTATGTGGGTGAGCAATTTACCATCACCGGCATGATTCCGTCGACGTATACCGCCGTGAGTGGATTGGCAAGTACGTCAGGCGCGACCACGGTTACCGTTACCTCCACGGTGCCGACCACGGCAGCTATTACGCTGACCGATGCCACTTCCGGGAGTGTGGATTACGGCAGTCCCAGCTACGCGCAAGCGGGTAACACGGTCGACGGGACCGTGACGTTTAAAGACCAGTATGGGAACCCGGTGGGAGTCAGCAGTGCGACAGTTACCGTTTCGGGCGGGTTGACGTTAACAACTGGATCTGTAACGGGCGGAACTCTGGCGGCGGGTTCGACGACGGGAACCTACGTGTTTACGGCGACCTCGGGGACGACCGCGAGCAGCTTTGACTTTGTGGCGACGGCCGGCAAAGAAGGCACCGCGACG
The Sulfobacillus thermosulfidooxidans DNA segment above includes these coding regions:
- a CDS encoding Ig-like domain-containing protein, giving the protein MMGLILSLVVEGEVFLAPIAQAANLPAVASLTVSETPGNDQSTMILAHGSDPGGLVEYQFWVENHHGWSMMQNYSPKNDLILSASSGSEVVTVYALDQKALEMGKWHSALAQTVIINHDSAVSLSSPPTATAGNAVLFHAQAQHLVQPVYQYWIENPQREWSASGNYRSSSGWTYTPSRPGTYHIVVYAKDLMAPNNATNAVWTHQTLTVAPFMPQGYQLQVKLANPNLELGNPNALLLGHVAQVEAVVRNANEQPVADVPVLFTATNDSNPNDHVSFAQGLNDETYTNQNGVAIADLYVTNPTDPSSSQLAQDASALTLVGYTVSLPQDALVDPVSRTIAYAAYIPPNLDMTSANLSHICEESLYRNTGVQQTAYLPWETAGYESTIKVQGHYLLPVASQHGILTIPVNYDSGAYGPDVMETSSAQGLPTITIDFGFDAASIDLTKLGLSSGSSFTVNFTEGGNTSPTWSKTITGPVSFNNQVLQIPASPVGGQITFQLQSGPVVNPAKATGVDIGSVVVDAGQNPGTEVLPASLPVTWSSVPITYGPWQSLSSQEAALYVGDNAVSDSSNVVYQYKVPAFPEVGNAVLEELVNNQPQAYYWIPTTNNGANQNVLINPSNQGPVAIPITPASLTSLLFSTGSHENRWTLSSQHAGQTELVAQVSPGHFPRPSDTLYSYMGWIANTPATDFVSQYAVAGQQVQIKALVTDEAGNQVPDAPVNWLVQGGVNVIQQDAMTNSQGIATLTLSAANAAAAMVEASSPGEQVSLRDVAGLGSFTAAKIHFVSWHWHDMTMPALSFHAGSTHIIGVMAQGLTASGHAVPLTNIALTLSQKGVGEAVTVSNGQTQVGVIRVNSDQAGNQNIWVSPNADEPNLEIAGQPDAGQGPISGIAPAEMSINYLANGGTLKLCVPSSLAAIGTVVPIDVKVADSFGNPVVGQSVNFTLWPSSGGTATLSSSQSVTNAQGMAQVFLSGGSVGEVDEVAASLPGHEPHTTLIQWQNAQGVQMALVNAQIGGSTVPNTVILTMSRRVNPKTLLSNGSQFQLEDVSTNQMYQIAHATASGNTITLTLASSNPVFNFNNQIYQVSIEPVTDDGVTSAVMDFQDQAAKNTVTLMTPSSPAITASLASGTLTIVLANGSEPIPQGLSVSVVPSNVQASINNGQPGAIYQISTTASTNNTATISVPISGPAGTVYTIYFDGISGTCS